The genome window CTACACCAACAAGCCCAGCACATTGTCCTTTTCACCCTCTAGTGGAGTGGATTATTAACTAAGATGTGAGGCGATATGAGCAGCAAAGAAGTTTGGTGGGGTTATTGGGCTACGTTAGCAGCACCCAGATGATTTCAGCTGAATGCTTCTTTTGAGCAGCTAAATCCAGGCTGCAAATTCCTTCCAATCATTTAGACAAACAATGTAATtcttcaaaacataaaaaaaacaacccccaaaaagATTTACCTCTATTTTGTGTCTCTCTCTGATCCCAGCCCTCAGGGCCAACGTGGACCCTGGCAGCAGCGGCAAACAGAAGCATTCTCCATAACGGCTGGCAAGGTGGCACTCTAGACACGCGAGACAGCACGCACCGCCAATGCCTGTTGACAGCCGGAAATCAGAAGGGCTAAACAGTAAACATTGAATGGATTTGCACAGGAACCAACTGAGCAAATCTTAAAGCTTATTCTGCTTGAGGAACAGCAAAAGGAAAAGTTAAGGACTGAAATGTGTATGAAAGCCAAAACGCAAACTTTTTCCCCATTTGGAGCCAGAGTCACTCGGTCTGTGCCGAAATATTCCCAGACAGAGCCAGAATAGTTCAATATGTGGGTTGCCAGTTTTTGGGCCAGATCTGCTAACAGGTTTTTACTAAATTTGTATCTTTGGGAAATATCCGTTTAGTATGTAGGCCCCCTTCTAAAGCAGAGGAGTGAAAGATAGAACTGCCGACACCTCTAAAAGGCCTCAATTTCATAATGTAATATATCCATTCCCATGTGGGGCAGACCTAAAGACTTCACCTCTCCATATTACCaacctattagtaaaatgcaaaaaaaaggtTTCAGGTACTTACAAACCACCTTATCATTGCAGGCTGTAAAGAGGCCGCTGCTCCATTCTCCTCCTGCCTGGGTGAGCACTGCAGTGGCACAGGTACTCGCCCCGACGCCAGCAGGTTGAACGACCACAGGAGACAAGAACTTTTTGttccatcttaaaaaaataaaatatatatatatatccgtaTCATAACAGCTTTATTTTTGTCCTGCACGATCCTGGATGCCGTTCCCAAGCTTGAACGCACCTAATCCAGCACCTTGCAGTGCATCTGGTACTGAGCATTCTTAGCAGGGTCTGCCACTGCAGCTTCCAGGGATCTGCTAAAAATATGGCGGGCTTTATTCAAGAAAACTAGTTTTCTTTTCTATAAACGTAGAATGGAGTTCAAAAGTTTTTTATTTGAATGAAGGCCCAATTGTCTCTCAAGACTTTTGTAATTGCTTTCCCCAAGCACGAGAAAAATGGTTTTAACATTAATCTCAGCAagggttgttttgggtttttttttttaacccccccTTTCCAGTTTGCATCTATCAATACATCAAAATTTGGAGGAAAGCGATGGGGACAGAAAGCGAGTGACCTATGAGAGATGCGCGCTGTACACCAGTAACTTTCAGGGCTCACCACCCTCCGTGCGTACACATGCGGCAGTATACCCTCGTGTACTCTgacaaaaggaaaaggaactgCGGGATTTTTAAGAGGAAAAAGTGCAAAGTGTTCACTGGGATGATATTTTTATATGCCAAATGCAGTTAATACTGTCCTCTTGatataaatgtgaattttaaaatccattcagaCTATCTGGATAactgagcccctgatgcagccgatcaggcgaaacttggccagagtcgggcagttttaCCTTTAGGTTGGATCAAttgttattaaaaaatatttcacttTCCATGGCGAACGGTCTTGTTCAGTTTTTTTGCTCACCTAAGGTTAAATAGAGGGCAGCAGCCAAATTGTTCAAGACACAAAATGAACCCCCAGCCACATTGCTAAAAAGAAAGTTACGTGGGCTCAGAGTCACAGCTTCCAGGTCACGATTGTATATTACCTTGAAAATCTttaacatatttaaaactaaatagTAAATTACTAATTCTAAGCCAGGGCCACGTCCAGAAGAGTAATAAATACAAGAAGCAACTCACTTTTCGTCATGGTCCAAGACAGAAAACAAAAGCAGGTCGTCTTCTGCGGGAGCCGGAAAACCCAAGCCCTGACATGGACTGAGCGAAGAAGCGTCCTTAGCCCTAGCAAAGCAATAACCAGAACCAGAACTACTCATCGGAGGCTCAGGAAGAGAAGGCTCCCTGCCGGGCTGCCTCCGCGTTTGCTGAACCTGAAACTCAGAAGCGCCAGCTCAGCGACGCCATCACAGAAGACGGAACCCTGATGGCACAATGAGGGTCCATCCCGGGGCAAAACTCAGCACGACTGACGCAGGAGGGGGGAAAATATAAAACCCACTAACGCACGGGATGGGCCGAAAGCCCACAAATGAACGGTGGTAAAGAATCTCGCTGAGCGATTTCAAGATATGGTTAAAGCGACTgtatttaagagaaaaaaaaaaaagtgcgtccctTATTCCCACTGCTTTACTCTCCCCActccaaaataaacaaaaaaattctaCTGTCATTTAAAGTGACAGCAGCGGTGCAGGTGCCATGGGAAAGAGGAAGTCACGAAAACCATATAGTGCAGTCACgcacttaggggtacattttaagaaacagcgcgcgcacgaacaaaagtacactggattttataagatacgcacgtagccgcatgtatcttataaaatccggggtcagcgcgcacaagggggtgcgcaTTTGTgaaccttgcgcgcgctgcccgttccctccgaggccgctccgaaatcggagcggcctcggagggaactttccttccacacacccgcaccttcccctccctaatctccccccccgccccggccctatctaaccccccctatctttattctaaaagttacgcctgcctctggcaagcgtaactcgcgcgcgccatctcccgaccaaggggctgttccggaggcctcagccgcgcccccgggccggcaccacaccccccggacacgcccccgggaacgcgtcctggggcttgcgcgtgccgccgagcct of Rhinatrema bivittatum chromosome 18, aRhiBiv1.1, whole genome shotgun sequence contains these proteins:
- the PLAC8L1 gene encoding PLAC8-like protein 1, which codes for MSSSGSGYCFARAKDASSLSPCQGLGFPAPAEDDLLLFSVLDHDEKWNKKFLSPVVVQPAGVGASTCATAVLTQAGGEWSSGLFTACNDKVVCIGGACCLACLECHLASRYGECFCLPLLPGSTLALRAGIRERHKIEGTIGKDWLAVHCCWPFAVCQMARELKRRTPTQIYKVATPPPPLKDATA